A single genomic interval of Pseudophryne corroboree isolate aPseCor3 unplaced genomic scaffold, aPseCor3.hap2 scaffold_1242, whole genome shotgun sequence harbors:
- the LOC134993046 gene encoding keratin-associated protein 16-1-like: MSPCQPALCNVSLCQPALGNVSLCQPALGNVSLCQPALCNVSLCQPALCNVSLCQPALCNVSLCQPALCNVSLCQPALCNVSLCQPALCNVSLCQPALCNVSLCQPALCNVSLCQPALCNVSLLPCVMSPCQPALCNVSLCQPALCIVSLCQPALCIVSLCQPALCNVSLCQPALCNVSLCQPALCNVSMPACPV, translated from the exons ATGTCTCCATGCCAGCCTGCCCTGTGTAATGTCTCCCTGTGCCAGCCTGCCCTGGGTAATGTCTCCCTGTGCCAGCCTGCCCTGGGTAATGTCTCCCTGTGCCAGCCTGCCCTGTGTAATGTCTCCCTGTGCCAGCCTGCCCTGTGTAATGTCTCCCTGTGCCAGCCTGCCCTGTGTAATGTCTCCCTGTGCCAGCCTGCCCTGTGTAATGTCTCCCTGTGCCAGCCTGCCCTGTGTAATGTCTCCCTGTGCCAGCCTGCCCTGTGTAATGTCTCCCTGTGCCAGCCTGCCCTGTGTAATGTCTCCCTGTGCCAGCCTGCCCTGTGTAATGTCTCCCTGTGCCAGCCTGCCCTGTGTAATGTCTCCCT CCTGCCCTGTGTAATGTCTCCATGCCAGCCTGCCCTGTGTAATGTCTCCCTGTGCCAGCCTGCCCTGTGTATTGTCTCCCTGTGCCAGCCTGCCCTGTGTATTGTCTCCCTGTGCCAGCCTGCCCTGTGTAATGTCTCCCTGTGCCAGCCTGCCCTGTGTAATGTCTCCCTGTGCCAGCCTGCCCTGTGTAATGTCTCCATGCCAGCCTGCCCTGTGTAA